A genome region from Alicyclobacillus acidocaldarius subsp. acidocaldarius DSM 446 includes the following:
- a CDS encoding phosphatase PAP2 family protein, which yields MSRASFPLPQGFTWQYDLIVWLQSYHSAMLDRLAVAFSYLGNESFYFAALPVLMLAVDRVLGMRLAYVFFTSMYLNAWLKSYYHIARPVGVPGIRSGYLRSATGLSMPSGHAQGTMTFFTALALWLRRPVWLLLAILLSLAVGISRVYLGLHWPMDVVIGWIAGFGLGFFGWQIGRWWTYRGIPFGVAIALAVLFPAVLLVLARDVTSSVYAVFLLVGGAGAALEKRFLRTSIDPVLWKRVAAGVIALGGVVAVQLAVQAHLDEPLWQYVRAAAVAAWATVLAPWLFHLLGLYTREADSHRSR from the coding sequence ATGTCCAGAGCGTCGTTCCCGTTGCCGCAAGGCTTCACCTGGCAATATGACCTCATCGTGTGGTTGCAGTCGTATCATTCGGCCATGTTGGATCGGCTGGCCGTGGCGTTTTCCTACTTGGGCAACGAGTCGTTCTACTTCGCCGCGCTGCCCGTCCTGATGCTCGCCGTCGATCGCGTCCTCGGCATGCGGCTTGCCTACGTGTTTTTCACCAGCATGTACCTGAACGCGTGGCTCAAGTCCTATTATCACATCGCCCGGCCCGTCGGTGTGCCTGGGATTCGGTCCGGTTATCTCCGTTCCGCGACGGGCCTCTCGATGCCGAGCGGCCACGCCCAAGGGACGATGACGTTCTTCACGGCGCTAGCGCTGTGGTTGCGCCGCCCGGTGTGGCTCCTTCTCGCTATCCTCCTGTCGCTCGCCGTCGGGATCTCGCGCGTCTATCTCGGGCTTCACTGGCCGATGGATGTCGTGATCGGCTGGATAGCGGGCTTTGGGCTGGGCTTTTTCGGCTGGCAAATCGGGCGCTGGTGGACGTACCGCGGCATTCCGTTTGGCGTCGCCATCGCGCTCGCCGTTCTCTTCCCGGCTGTCCTCCTCGTCCTCGCGCGCGACGTCACGTCGTCGGTGTACGCGGTGTTTCTGCTCGTGGGCGGCGCGGGCGCGGCGCTCGAGAAGCGGTTTCTTCGCACATCCATCGATCCCGTCCTGTGGAAGCGCGTGGCAGCGGGCGTGATCGCACTGGGCGGTGTGGTTGCGGTACAATTGGCGGTACAAGCGCATCTGGATGAGCCCTTGTGGCAGTACGTGCGCGCGGCGGCCGTGGCCGCCTGGGCCACCGTGCTCGCGCCGTGGCTGTTCCACCTACTTGGGCTGTACACGCGGGAGGCGGATTCCCATCGAAGCCGATAA